One Deltaproteobacteria bacterium genomic region harbors:
- a CDS encoding peptide ABC transporter substrate-binding protein, protein MLRRCAPVFRSFLIVAVLLVVCAACSKKPAAPTSAPSGATATAPAQKVEPTGERILNFHNLYEPEYLDPGMMSGHYEHNIGASLFEGLLELDPKDSAKTVPGVAERYDVSPDGTVYTFHLRKDAQWSDGKPVTAYDFVYSWERVLNPKTASSYAFILYYIKNGKAFNTGVLTDPAQLGLKAVDDATFQVTLEHPTTYFPSLTAFHSYRPVPKAVVEQFGSEWTKPEHMVSNGAFMLKTWVPNKEILTIKNPRYWDAANVKLAGVRFLPIEDRETAFKMYEAGQLDVAWELPPVKVPSLLGRPDMVAAPHLATYYYRVNVTKPPFDNPKVRQAFALGIDRKTLCEQYLKNIEIPSSSFTPAGLGNYVPPQGWDFNPAAAKQLLTEAGYADPSTFPAVTLLYNTDEKHKLIAQVVQQMWKEHLGISVTLQNEEWKSYLKTMEQLNYQVVRSAWVGDYSDPSTFLELYTSTSGQNQTGWKNAEFDNLVMQVSKTADPNQRNVLMQQAESLLLKEAPVLPVYTYKKHMLVRPYVKGFYPTVQDLHPMKFVSLEGPTATAQQ, encoded by the coding sequence ATGTTGCGTCGTTGCGCTCCCGTGTTCCGTAGTTTCCTCATCGTCGCCGTGTTGCTCGTCGTTTGCGCGGCGTGCTCCAAAAAACCCGCAGCCCCTACATCTGCACCGAGCGGCGCGACTGCGACGGCGCCGGCCCAGAAGGTCGAGCCGACCGGCGAACGGATCTTGAATTTTCACAACCTCTACGAACCGGAATATCTCGATCCGGGGATGATGAGCGGGCATTACGAACACAACATCGGGGCTTCGTTATTTGAAGGCCTGCTGGAACTCGATCCGAAGGACTCGGCGAAGACGGTGCCAGGCGTGGCTGAACGGTATGACGTCTCGCCCGACGGCACCGTTTACACCTTTCATCTCCGCAAAGACGCGCAATGGTCCGATGGCAAGCCGGTCACGGCGTACGACTTCGTCTATTCCTGGGAACGCGTCTTAAACCCGAAGACCGCATCCAGTTACGCCTTCATTCTGTACTACATAAAAAATGGGAAGGCGTTTAACACCGGCGTCCTGACCGATCCGGCGCAGCTGGGGTTGAAGGCGGTCGATGACGCCACCTTCCAAGTGACGTTGGAACACCCGACGACGTATTTCCCCTCGCTCACGGCGTTCCATAGTTATCGCCCGGTCCCGAAGGCCGTGGTGGAACAATTCGGCAGCGAATGGACCAAGCCGGAACATATGGTCTCCAACGGCGCGTTCATGTTGAAGACCTGGGTTCCGAACAAAGAAATCCTGACGATCAAGAACCCGCGCTATTGGGATGCGGCCAACGTGAAGCTCGCGGGCGTACGATTCCTGCCGATCGAAGACCGCGAGACGGCCTTCAAGATGTACGAAGCCGGCCAACTCGACGTGGCGTGGGAATTGCCGCCGGTCAAGGTGCCTTCGCTGCTGGGACGCCCCGACATGGTCGCGGCGCCGCACTTGGCCACCTACTACTATCGGGTCAATGTCACGAAGCCGCCCTTCGACAATCCGAAGGTCCGGCAGGCCTTCGCGCTCGGCATCGACCGCAAGACGTTGTGTGAACAATATCTGAAGAACATCGAGATCCCGTCGTCGAGCTTTACGCCCGCCGGACTAGGCAACTACGTTCCGCCGCAGGGTTGGGATTTTAATCCAGCCGCCGCGAAACAATTGCTCACCGAAGCCGGTTACGCGGATCCGAGCACCTTCCCCGCAGTCACGTTGCTCTACAACACCGATGAAAAACATAAACTGATCGCCCAAGTCGTCCAACAGATGTGGAAGGAACATTTGGGCATCAGCGTGACGCTGCAGAACGAAGAGTGGAAATCGTATCTGAAGACGATGGAACAATTGAATTACCAAGTCGTTCGCTCGGCGTGGGTCGGCGATTACTCCGATCCGTCCACGTTCCTCGAACTCTACACCAGCACCTCGGGGCAAAATCAGACCGGGTGGAAGAACGCCGAGTTCGACAACTTAGTCATGCAGGTTTCGAAGACGGCCGATCCGAATCAGCGGAATGTCCTGATGCAACAGGCCGAGTCGCTGTTGCTCAAAGAGGCGCCGGTGTTGCCGGTCTACACCTACAAGAAGCATATGTTGGTGCGGCCGTACGTGAAGGGGTTTTACCCCACGGTGCAAGATCTCCACCCGATGAAGTTCGTCTCGCTGGAAGGTCCCACCGCGACGGCACAGCAGTAA
- a CDS encoding ABC transporter permease, which translates to MTEHAAESIAEAEIATNPEALEHGSSLWKDAWYRLRRNRMAVISLFLVALFATLAIITPWIAPYAFDQIDFTQIGQGPSWQHWFGTDDLGRDLFTRCLFGLRISMAVGCVATVVSLMIGVLWGATAGFVGGTLDYAMMRFVDIMYSLPYMFFVIILMTIFGRNIINLFLALGAVQWLTMSRIVRGQVLSLRHKEFIEAAFSIGLRKRTIIWRHIIPNTLGPVAIYMTLTIPRIILEEAFLSFLGLGVQAPMASLGSLTADGAQAMDLYPWMIICPSLVMFLLLLALNFLGDGLRDALDPRMRKD; encoded by the coding sequence ATGACGGAACACGCTGCAGAGAGCATTGCCGAGGCCGAGATCGCCACCAATCCCGAGGCGCTGGAGCACGGCTCGAGTCTTTGGAAAGACGCATGGTACCGACTGCGGCGCAATCGGATGGCCGTGATCAGCCTCTTCTTGGTCGCGCTCTTCGCAACGCTGGCGATCATCACGCCGTGGATCGCGCCGTACGCATTCGACCAAATCGACTTCACCCAAATCGGCCAAGGCCCGAGCTGGCAACATTGGTTCGGCACCGACGACTTGGGCCGCGACCTGTTCACGCGCTGCCTGTTCGGACTGCGCATCTCCATGGCGGTCGGATGCGTGGCCACGGTGGTCAGCCTGATGATCGGCGTGTTGTGGGGCGCCACCGCAGGATTCGTCGGCGGCACGCTCGATTACGCCATGATGCGTTTCGTCGACATCATGTACAGCCTGCCGTACATGTTTTTCGTGATCATCCTGATGACCATTTTCGGTCGCAATATCATCAATCTCTTTTTGGCGCTCGGCGCCGTGCAGTGGTTGACCATGTCGCGAATCGTGCGCGGACAAGTCCTCAGCCTGCGGCACAAGGAATTCATCGAAGCGGCGTTTTCAATCGGCTTGCGGAAGCGGACCATCATTTGGCGGCACATCATTCCGAACACGTTGGGGCCGGTGGCCATTTACATGACGCTGACGATCCCGCGCATCATCTTGGAAGAGGCGTTCCTGAGTTTCCTCGGCCTCGGCGTCCAGGCCCCGATGGCCAGCTTAGGTTCGCTCACCGCCGACGGCGCGCAAGCGATGGATCTGTATCCGTGGATGATCATTTGCCCAAGCTTGGTCATGTTCCTGCTGTTGTTGGCGCTGAACTTTTTAGGCGATGGATTACGAGATGCGTTGGATCCGCGGATGAGGAAAGACTGA
- a CDS encoding ABC transporter permease subunit: MLTFILQRLLGAVGVLWVIMTLAFFLMRLAPGGPFDKERPIPPEIMRNIERKYHLDEPLFRQYLRYTSGVLRGDLGPSYRYADRSVNELIRDGLPVTLQLGGFALLVAVGIGLTMGVVASLHHNTRWDYGAMAFAIVGVSIPDFVLGPLLQLIFGLKVRLLPVAGWEGWSYYLMPAFTLGSYYAASIARLTRGGMLEVLNQDYIRTARAKGLRERVIVLRHVVRGGLLPVVSYLGPATAFLLSGSLVVEKLFNIPGLGRHFIQSAINRDYTVALGMVVFFSALILLCNLAVDILYHVIDPRMRKA, translated from the coding sequence ATGCTGACTTTTATCCTGCAACGACTACTTGGTGCTGTCGGCGTCCTCTGGGTGATCATGACCCTCGCGTTCTTCCTGATGCGGCTCGCGCCTGGTGGCCCGTTCGACAAGGAACGCCCGATCCCGCCGGAAATCATGCGCAATATCGAGCGCAAGTACCATTTGGACGAACCGTTGTTCCGGCAATACCTCCGCTACACGTCGGGTGTCCTGCGCGGCGATTTAGGCCCGTCGTATCGCTACGCCGACCGTTCGGTGAACGAACTGATCCGCGACGGCCTCCCGGTCACGTTGCAACTGGGCGGTTTCGCGCTGCTGGTCGCCGTCGGCATCGGCCTGACGATGGGCGTCGTCGCGTCACTCCATCACAACACGCGTTGGGATTACGGCGCGATGGCCTTCGCCATTGTCGGCGTCTCGATCCCCGACTTCGTGCTCGGACCGTTGCTGCAACTCATATTCGGCCTCAAAGTCCGCCTCCTCCCAGTCGCCGGCTGGGAAGGCTGGAGTTATTATTTAATGCCCGCGTTCACGCTCGGTTCCTATTACGCCGCGTCGATCGCGCGCCTGACGCGCGGCGGGATGCTCGAAGTGCTCAACCAAGACTACATTCGCACCGCGCGCGCCAAGGGATTGCGCGAACGCGTGATCGTCTTGCGCCATGTCGTGCGCGGCGGCTTGCTGCCGGTCGTGTCGTATTTGGGCCCCGCAACTGCGTTCCTGTTGTCCGGCTCACTGGTCGTGGAAAAATTGTTCAACATCCCCGGACTCGGCCGCCACTTCATTCAAAGCGCCATCAATCGCGATTACACCGTCGCACTCGGGATGGTGGTTTTTTTCAGTGCGTTGATTTTGCTGTGCAACCTCGCCGTCGATATTTTGTACCACGTCATAGACCCCAGGATGCGGAAGGCATGA
- a CDS encoding peptide ABC transporter substrate-binding protein — MSRRSICAPLFLAVLSLAACAKKPAPPAVATAPVSTAAASPTSDRYLEFFNLAEPEYIDPGMVSGQPDGNVVRALFEGLLEYDPKDSGKHVPGVAETYDLSPDGLVYTFHLRSTAKWSDGSPLTAQDFLYSWERVLNPKTGAPYAYIFYYIKNGRAYNTGALTDPAQLGFKAPDAHTIQVTLEHPTPFFPQLVRFEAYRPVPQRVVEQFGTEWTKPEHILSNGAFTMQTWVPNKEITVVKNPHYWDAANVKLPGVRLHPIEDKETAFKMYESGQLDVAWELPAVKRASLLERPDMVTGPYLASYFYRMNVTQPPLDNPKVRQALAMAIDRQALAEQYLQKTEIPSTSLTPRGLGDYVPPPGWDFNPAEAKKLLTEAGYPDPSAFPPLTFTYNTDDKHKLVAQVVQQMWKQHLGIQVTLQNEEWKTYLKTMDQLHYQIIRAGWIGDYVDPTTFLELFTSTSGNNRTGWKNAEFDGLIAQVTKEPNVAHRNELMQQAEALLLREAPIIQMFTYKKMMLIRPYVKGFYPTLLDIHPLKFVSLEGTATARQ; from the coding sequence ATGTCGCGTCGATCGATTTGTGCGCCGCTCTTTCTAGCCGTGTTGAGTTTGGCGGCCTGCGCGAAGAAACCCGCACCACCGGCAGTCGCCACAGCGCCGGTGTCGACTGCAGCTGCGTCACCAACGAGTGACCGGTATCTGGAATTCTTCAATCTCGCTGAACCGGAATATATCGATCCCGGCATGGTGAGCGGTCAACCGGACGGCAATGTCGTGCGGGCGTTGTTCGAAGGTCTGCTCGAATACGATCCGAAAGATTCCGGCAAGCACGTCCCTGGTGTCGCGGAAACGTACGATCTCTCTCCGGACGGACTCGTCTATACGTTCCACTTGCGGAGTACGGCCAAATGGTCGGACGGGAGTCCGCTTACCGCGCAAGACTTTCTCTATTCGTGGGAACGGGTGTTGAATCCGAAGACCGGGGCCCCCTACGCATACATTTTTTACTACATCAAGAACGGGCGCGCCTATAACACCGGCGCCCTGACCGATCCGGCGCAACTCGGCTTCAAGGCGCCGGATGCGCACACCATCCAAGTCACGCTGGAACACCCGACGCCATTTTTTCCGCAATTAGTCCGCTTTGAGGCCTATCGCCCGGTGCCGCAGCGGGTCGTCGAACAATTCGGCACCGAATGGACCAAGCCGGAGCACATCCTCTCCAACGGCGCCTTCACGATGCAGACGTGGGTCCCGAACAAAGAGATCACGGTCGTCAAGAATCCCCACTACTGGGACGCGGCCAACGTGAAACTGCCCGGTGTGCGCCTCCACCCGATCGAAGACAAAGAAACGGCCTTCAAGATGTACGAATCGGGACAGCTCGACGTGGCGTGGGAACTGCCGGCGGTGAAGCGGGCCTCGCTGCTCGAGCGGCCGGATATGGTCACCGGGCCGTATTTGGCGAGTTACTTTTATCGGATGAACGTCACGCAGCCGCCGCTCGACAATCCGAAAGTGCGCCAGGCGTTGGCGATGGCGATCGATCGCCAGGCCTTGGCGGAGCAATATCTGCAAAAAACCGAAATCCCGTCTACGAGCCTGACGCCGCGCGGCTTAGGCGACTATGTCCCGCCGCCGGGCTGGGACTTCAATCCGGCGGAGGCGAAGAAGTTGCTCACCGAAGCGGGATATCCCGACCCGAGTGCGTTTCCGCCGCTGACGTTTACCTACAACACCGACGACAAACACAAACTCGTGGCGCAAGTGGTGCAACAGATGTGGAAGCAACATCTCGGGATTCAGGTCACGCTACAGAACGAAGAGTGGAAAACGTATCTGAAGACGATGGATCAGCTCCATTACCAGATCATCCGCGCCGGCTGGATCGGCGACTATGTGGATCCGACGACGTTTCTTGAACTCTTCACTAGTACTTCCGGCAATAACCGCACTGGATGGAAAAACGCCGAATTCGACGGCTTGATCGCGCAAGTGACGAAAGAGCCCAATGTCGCGCACCGCAATGAATTGATGCAACAGGCCGAGGCGTTATTATTGCGCGAGGCGCCGATCATCCAAATGTTCACGTATAAGAAAATGATGCTGATCCGCCCCTATGTAAAAGGGTTCTATCCCACGCTGCTCGACATCCATCCGCTGAAGTTCGTCTCGCTGGAGGGGACGGCGACCGCGCGGCAGTAG